The following are from one region of the Thermoproteales archaeon genome:
- a CDS encoding DUF72 domain-containing protein: MQVYVGTSGWMYDWNPDGLDWYVSRSGLNAVELNMSFYRFPYQSQILKWRKTGARLSWSIKVHRSITHYYKLSEKSLSIWDRFYNRFEPMLDLIDFFLFQFPPSLGPSNEFMEKLRVFLKYVELDRRKIALEFRHISWFDFKKARSIADLGVVFVSVDSPRIQGFILSCSDIIYLRLHGREAWYSYNYSLNELEAIAQRIKLLNPKNVHIFFNNNHDMLHNAREMKELLAEHATYI; the protein is encoded by the coding sequence ATGCAGGTGTACGTGGGAACCTCTGGCTGGATGTATGATTGGAATCCGGATGGATTAGATTGGTATGTAAGTCGCTCTGGCTTGAACGCGGTAGAGTTAAACATGAGCTTCTACCGTTTTCCATACCAGTCGCAGATATTAAAATGGCGCAAAACCGGAGCCAGATTAAGCTGGAGCATAAAAGTGCATAGATCAATAACCCACTACTATAAACTCTCAGAGAAATCTCTATCTATATGGGATAGATTTTATAACCGTTTTGAGCCGATGCTAGACTTGATAGATTTCTTCCTATTCCAATTCCCTCCAAGCCTTGGACCATCTAATGAGTTTATGGAAAAGCTCAGAGTCTTTTTAAAATATGTAGAGCTCGATCGCCGTAAAATAGCGCTGGAATTTAGACACATTTCTTGGTTTGACTTTAAAAAAGCACGCTCAATAGCAGACCTCGGTGTTGTATTTGTATCCGTGGATTCTCCAAGAATACAAGGTTTCATTCTTTCCTGTTCAGACATTATATATCTTAGATTGCATGGGAGAGAGGCTTGGTATTCTTATAACTATTCTTTGAACGAGTTAGAAGCTATAGCTCAACGTATAAAATTGTTAAATCCAAAGAATGTTCATATATTCTTTAATAATAATCACGATATGCTCCACAACGCTAGAGAAATGAAGGAGCTTTTAGCTGAGCACGCTACGTATATATAA
- a CDS encoding deoxyuridine 5'-triphosphate nucleotidohydrolase — translation MILSKQEILEMIKSEPPLVKDFIDLEIQLQPAGIDLTLRQVFNIKDKGQLDFTNDERIIPKREKLTFNSQGWVFLPPGEYLVQYNEIIQLPLNIAALGKPRSSLLRMGATVFSAVWDPGYKGRGFGLLVVFNKHGISLKKNSRILQLSFLKLSTKAREGYKGLYLGEGLLQR, via the coding sequence ATGATACTCAGCAAACAGGAAATACTAGAAATGATTAAGTCAGAACCACCTCTCGTAAAAGATTTTATAGATCTTGAGATTCAACTACAGCCTGCCGGGATAGACTTAACGTTGAGGCAAGTTTTTAATATTAAAGATAAAGGCCAACTAGATTTTACAAATGATGAAAGAATAATACCGAAGAGGGAGAAATTAACGTTCAATTCTCAGGGATGGGTTTTTCTACCGCCTGGAGAATATTTGGTGCAGTACAACGAAATAATCCAGCTTCCTTTAAATATAGCTGCCTTAGGAAAACCGCGATCTTCTCTTTTACGCATGGGAGCGACTGTGTTTTCTGCCGTTTGGGATCCCGGATATAAAGGTAGAGGCTTTGGACTGCTAGTTGTTTTCAACAAGCACGGGATCTCGCTTAAAAAGAACAGCAGAATTCTACAGCTTAGCTTTTTAAAGCTTTCCACGAAAGCCCGAGAAGGCTATAAGGGATTATATCTTGGAGAAGGCTTGTTACAGAGGTAA
- a CDS encoding type II toxin-antitoxin system VapC family toxin yields the protein MFVDSNIFLEVQLAQKHSETSKKFLKMVQSGRLKAYTTDFHLDNVVIVMEKYGKSWRDIAIFLTSLLQYKGLTIYPLMIYDKIKTTEIMRDEGLDFDDALAVYLAKRLNLKVIVSYDSHFDKIDWLKRKIPEDFI from the coding sequence ATGTTCGTAGACTCTAATATTTTCCTAGAGGTTCAATTGGCGCAGAAACATAGTGAAACATCGAAAAAATTTCTTAAAATGGTTCAAAGCGGTAGATTAAAAGCCTATACCACGGATTTCCACTTAGACAACGTAGTTATTGTCATGGAAAAATATGGGAAATCCTGGAGGGATATAGCGATTTTTCTCACTTCTCTTCTACAGTATAAAGGCTTAACAATCTATCCTTTAATGATCTACGATAAGATAAAAACTACAGAAATTATGAGGGATGAAGGCTTAGATTTTGACGACGCCTTAGCCGTTTACTTAGCAAAGAGGCTTAACTTAAAAGTTATTGTCTCATACGACTCACATTTCGACAAAATCGACTGGCTAAAGAGAAAAATCCCAGAAGATTTCATATAA
- a CDS encoding BtpA/SgcQ family protein, with the protein MLSLKEIFDVEKPIIGVVHLLPLPGSPMFDGLIDAIIKRALSDASALVKNGVDGLIVENFGDKPFTKNRIPREGFALMSIIVKRIVDSFNVPVGVNVLRNDALSAMALAYASGADFIRVNVYTNTMVTDQGIIEPIAWRLLSYRRALNADVRIFADVLVKHAKPIVDISIRDSVKTAVYRGLADALIVTGSETGAPVDIDTLREAKEASGGVPVLAGSGVNLGNVAEILSLADGAIVGTFFKKDGLTENPVDGSRVKKLTSLVKKLFR; encoded by the coding sequence ATGCTCTCGCTGAAGGAGATATTTGATGTTGAAAAACCGATAATTGGGGTTGTCCATCTCCTTCCATTGCCTGGATCTCCGATGTTTGACGGGCTTATCGACGCTATTATTAAACGCGCTTTAAGCGATGCAAGTGCTTTAGTTAAAAATGGTGTTGATGGCTTAATCGTCGAAAACTTTGGCGATAAACCATTTACTAAGAACAGAATACCACGCGAAGGATTTGCGTTGATGTCTATAATCGTTAAGCGTATCGTCGACTCTTTCAATGTTCCGGTTGGAGTAAACGTTCTCAGAAATGATGCTTTGAGTGCTATGGCACTAGCCTACGCTAGTGGTGCAGATTTTATTAGAGTAAACGTTTACACGAATACGATGGTGACTGATCAGGGGATAATAGAGCCTATCGCCTGGAGATTATTAAGTTATAGACGAGCGTTAAACGCGGACGTGAGAATATTCGCTGATGTGCTTGTTAAGCATGCAAAACCTATCGTCGACATTAGCATAAGAGACTCCGTTAAAACTGCGGTATATAGAGGCTTAGCAGATGCTCTAATAGTAACTGGGTCCGAGACCGGCGCTCCAGTCGACATTGATACGTTACGCGAGGCTAAAGAAGCTTCTGGTGGAGTACCTGTTCTTGCTGGCAGCGGCGTAAATTTAGGTAACGTAGCCGAGATTTTGTCGCTGGCAGATGGAGCGATAGTAGGAACGTTCTTTAAAAAAGATGGTTTGACGGAAAATCCCGTCGACGGTAGTAGGGTGAAAAAATTAACTTCTCTCGTAAAAAAGTTGTTTAGATAA
- a CDS encoding PadR family transcriptional regulator: protein MFKLLPKSSEKISEIKVNTIIKLYTLVMLLEGPKYGYEIIKSLDEKMETKVGPSQIYPFLRKLERAGLLKIERLGEREKKVYTLTEKGREFVKNLLEKSIEFIQTSIKALGPEKVCP from the coding sequence ATGTTTAAATTGCTACCTAAAAGTTCTGAAAAAATAAGCGAAATAAAGGTAAATACAATAATCAAGTTATACACGCTTGTTATGTTACTTGAAGGCCCTAAATATGGCTATGAAATTATAAAATCCCTAGATGAAAAAATGGAAACGAAAGTTGGTCCATCTCAAATATACCCCTTCTTGAGAAAACTCGAAAGAGCGGGATTGCTAAAGATTGAGCGTTTAGGAGAAAGAGAAAAGAAAGTTTACACTTTAACTGAGAAAGGAAGAGAATTTGTGAAAAATCTGCTCGAGAAATCAATAGAATTCATTCAAACCAGTATAAAAGCTTTAGGACCGGAGAAGGTCTGTCCATGA
- a CDS encoding methyltransferase domain-containing protein, with translation MDIEEGNTVLEVCIGTGGNVPYYRKYTRGLIVGIDISEKMLSLCRNKARGEKWGSVELFLGCAEYLPFKDEFFDRVLIGGGISYFSDPSRALRESARVVVNGGVIIVYEQVTLLEKLFGKDKPPINLLPSNLSLLETAYIFNKRFYVIKTVKRASS, from the coding sequence ATGGATATAGAAGAGGGAAATACTGTGCTGGAAGTCTGTATTGGTACTGGGGGGAATGTCCCCTACTACAGGAAGTACACGAGGGGTTTAATTGTGGGAATAGACATCTCGGAGAAAATGCTGTCTTTATGCAGAAATAAGGCTAGGGGAGAGAAATGGGGTAGCGTGGAGCTTTTCCTAGGATGTGCAGAGTATCTTCCCTTTAAAGACGAGTTTTTTGATAGAGTTTTAATTGGAGGAGGTATTTCCTACTTCAGCGACCCTTCTAGAGCTCTTCGCGAATCGGCTAGAGTAGTTGTTAACGGAGGTGTAATCATTGTTTATGAGCAAGTAACGCTGTTAGAGAAACTTTTTGGAAAGGATAAACCACCCATTAACTTGCTTCCTTCAAATCTCTCATTGCTTGAAACCGCCTACATCTTTAACAAGCGTTTTTACGTTATAAAAACCGTAAAACGAGCGAGTTCTTAA
- a CDS encoding Trm112 family protein, producing the protein MKLSILDILCCPLCYGLLILHSRSLKEDVVVEGELRCSVCGKTYLLKNGLPNFIVKPCLRLSNKIQKFFYNIYAPLYDSLERRLAESLGFSEEELRM; encoded by the coding sequence GTGAAGTTATCTATACTAGATATTTTATGTTGTCCTTTATGTTACGGCTTGCTTATTCTGCACTCTCGTAGTTTAAAGGAGGATGTGGTTGTTGAGGGCGAGCTTAGATGCTCTGTTTGCGGCAAGACTTACCTTCTTAAAAATGGCTTGCCGAACTTCATAGTTAAGCCCTGTTTGAGGCTAAGCAATAAGATCCAGAAGTTCTTCTACAACATCTACGCTCCTCTATATGACAGCTTGGAAAGAAGGTTGGCTGAGTCTCTAGGTTTCAGCGAGGAAGAGTTGAGAATGTAA
- a CDS encoding aminotransferase class I/II-fold pyridoxal phosphate-dependent enzyme, with protein MKLSWRPGILEYSIRELVPIAKSLESKGKRVIYLNIGDPLKFDFQTPSHIREALKKAVDEGYNYYSRSQGNNELLEAIAEKERRINNVPVSPDRIIVTVGVSEAINFVMAVFIEEGDKVLLPGPTYPLYVNFTKFYGGTPIFYKLDENNGWQPDIDDIKSKIDDKTKLLVLINPNNPTGAVYSRKRLEEILDVAAQHNITIVSDEIYDMIVFEGKFYSTASLSKDVTVIGLNGFSKTYLMTGWRLGYIYVHDPVNDMGEDICNAVLKLAMNRLCAATPIQKAAIQALKGPQEHIKEIVEKIKNRRDAVMKIISETNCLEAVKPQGAFYVFPKINCKGPWKDDRDFAYKLLLEENVLVVPGSGFHALDKTHFRTVILPPSEVLEEAFEKIKRFIKKHVE; from the coding sequence ATGAAACTCTCTTGGAGACCGGGTATTCTCGAATATTCGATTAGAGAGCTCGTTCCTATAGCCAAAAGTTTAGAATCTAAAGGTAAAAGAGTCATCTACTTAAACATTGGAGATCCGCTTAAATTTGATTTTCAAACTCCCAGCCATATAAGAGAAGCTTTGAAAAAGGCTGTCGATGAAGGTTATAACTATTACTCGCGCTCCCAAGGTAATAACGAGCTTTTAGAGGCTATCGCTGAGAAAGAGCGCAGGATAAATAACGTTCCAGTTTCTCCCGATAGGATTATCGTGACCGTTGGAGTTTCGGAAGCTATAAACTTTGTAATGGCGGTTTTTATAGAAGAAGGAGACAAGGTGCTATTACCCGGTCCAACTTATCCTCTCTACGTAAACTTCACAAAATTTTACGGAGGCACGCCAATCTTCTACAAGCTCGATGAGAACAATGGCTGGCAGCCAGATATCGACGATATCAAATCGAAAATTGATGATAAAACAAAGCTATTAGTATTGATAAATCCGAACAATCCAACCGGAGCGGTTTACAGCAGAAAAAGACTCGAGGAGATTCTCGATGTTGCAGCGCAGCATAACATCACTATAGTAAGCGATGAAATATACGATATGATAGTGTTCGAAGGAAAGTTTTACAGTACAGCGTCCCTTTCGAAGGACGTGACCGTGATAGGATTAAACGGCTTTTCAAAAACGTATTTAATGACAGGCTGGCGTTTAGGCTACATCTACGTGCATGATCCTGTTAATGATATGGGAGAAGATATCTGCAATGCCGTGTTGAAACTAGCCATGAATAGATTATGCGCGGCGACTCCAATTCAAAAAGCGGCAATACAAGCTTTAAAGGGACCGCAAGAACACATTAAGGAAATAGTGGAGAAGATAAAAAACCGCAGAGACGCCGTTATGAAGATCATATCGGAAACGAATTGCCTGGAAGCTGTAAAACCTCAAGGAGCTTTCTACGTTTTCCCTAAGATAAACTGTAAAGGACCATGGAAAGACGATCGTGATTTTGCCTATAAGCTGCTGCTCGAGGAAAACGTTCTAGTAGTTCCAGGTAGCGGTTTTCACGCTTTAGATAAAACCCATTTCAGAACCGTAATACTACCGCCTAGCGAAGTTCTAGAAGAGGCTTTTGAAAAAATCAAAAGGTTCATCAAAAAACATGTAGAATAG
- a CDS encoding pantetheine-phosphate adenylyltransferase, whose product MDKSLLFKVGVIGGTFSTFHNGHKHFILKALSFVDKLIIGVTSDEFVKKLEKAHPVEEFETRVSRLENFLKNQNVLDRCEIVKIDDFMGPAGTRVDIEAIIVTDETLASALEINLHRVRNNLKPLSIIVIEPLLNDDYTPISATLLWISRNFPSDDVNADVIPGDYPQAENEYSDNRSF is encoded by the coding sequence ATGGATAAAAGTTTACTGTTTAAGGTAGGAGTTATAGGCGGAACCTTTTCCACATTTCATAATGGGCATAAGCATTTTATACTAAAAGCACTATCGTTCGTCGATAAGTTAATAATTGGAGTTACTTCGGATGAATTTGTGAAAAAGCTGGAGAAAGCGCATCCGGTTGAGGAATTTGAAACTCGAGTTTCTAGACTAGAGAATTTTCTAAAAAATCAAAATGTTTTAGATAGATGTGAAATCGTAAAAATTGACGATTTCATGGGCCCTGCTGGAACGCGCGTAGATATAGAAGCCATTATAGTTACCGACGAAACTTTAGCCAGCGCTTTAGAGATTAACTTACATCGTGTAAGAAATAATTTAAAACCTTTATCTATAATTGTTATCGAGCCCTTGTTAAACGATGATTATACTCCAATATCAGCTACTCTACTTTGGATTAGTAGAAATTTTCCGTCTGACGATGTAAACGCTGATGTAATACCAGGCGACTACCCACAAGCCGAAAATGAATATTCCGATAATCGATCTTTCTAG
- a CDS encoding Hsp20/alpha crystallin family protein, with product MEEILRDTVEALKRIEEEVNKIFRDITLKYPSIGFPLGIREPLMDVEDRETEYVIYVDVPGFKKEDLKITVGDNYIEIFATKSEEEKKEVESRKYIVRQRLYESIKKRIELPTPINPEEAKASLNNGVLVVRLPKRRISKEITIDLGSQ from the coding sequence ATGGAAGAAATACTGCGTGATACTGTAGAAGCTTTAAAACGCATCGAGGAAGAAGTAAATAAAATTTTTAGAGATATAACATTAAAATATCCATCGATAGGCTTTCCTTTGGGGATTCGAGAACCTTTAATGGATGTCGAAGATAGGGAGACAGAATATGTGATATATGTTGACGTGCCTGGTTTTAAAAAGGAGGATTTGAAAATCACAGTTGGCGATAATTACATAGAAATATTCGCTACAAAGAGCGAAGAAGAAAAGAAGGAAGTAGAAAGTAGGAAATACATCGTGAGGCAACGCTTGTATGAGAGCATCAAGAAGCGAATTGAACTTCCAACACCTATTAATCCGGAGGAGGCTAAAGCTAGCTTGAATAATGGAGTGTTAGTTGTTAGACTGCCTAAGAGAAGAATAAGCAAAGAAATAACTATTGATCTAGGATCTCAATAA
- a CDS encoding DUF424 family protein: protein MQSKKVYVKIHRVKGEVIVAICDKNLLGKTIEDKDVKFEIKEEFFRGELVDVEKALELIEQGTVVNVVGEVIVNALAEKNEVIRLAAIEIAGVPHVQIILG from the coding sequence GTGCAAAGCAAGAAAGTCTACGTGAAAATACACAGGGTAAAAGGAGAAGTGATAGTGGCGATCTGCGACAAAAACCTACTAGGCAAAACTATAGAAGATAAAGATGTAAAATTTGAAATTAAGGAAGAGTTTTTCCGTGGAGAGCTCGTAGATGTGGAAAAAGCTTTAGAATTGATAGAGCAAGGCACGGTAGTAAACGTTGTTGGTGAAGTAATCGTGAATGCTTTAGCAGAGAAAAATGAGGTCATAAGATTAGCTGCGATAGAGATAGCTGGCGTTCCGCACGTTCAAATCATATTGGGATGA
- a CDS encoding class I SAM-dependent methyltransferase gives MILVPYVPTPYQVIKTMLKLADVKPGEVIFDLGCGDGRILITAVKEFGAKAVGIELRRDLIEKCLNNIMSEKLEDKILVIEGNFFEIDLSPADVITLYLLTSVNEKLRPKLEKELKKGARIVSHDFEIVGWRPEAVEDFNDGFRTHKIYLYRV, from the coding sequence ATGATACTAGTACCCTACGTGCCTACGCCTTATCAAGTAATTAAAACTATGCTCAAGCTAGCAGATGTTAAGCCTGGAGAAGTAATATTCGATTTAGGCTGCGGTGACGGGCGCATTCTGATAACCGCTGTTAAAGAATTTGGAGCTAAAGCGGTTGGCATCGAGCTACGCCGGGATCTTATCGAAAAATGTCTTAACAACATAATGTCTGAAAAATTGGAAGATAAAATTTTGGTTATTGAAGGTAATTTCTTTGAAATAGATCTATCTCCAGCAGATGTGATAACCTTATACTTGCTAACGAGCGTAAATGAGAAGTTACGCCCCAAGCTTGAAAAAGAATTAAAGAAAGGAGCTAGAATCGTTTCCCATGATTTCGAGATTGTTGGATGGAGGCCGGAAGCCGTAGAAGATTTTAATGATGGCTTTAGAACTCATAAAATATACCTCTATAGGGTGTAA
- a CDS encoding deoxyhypusine synthase yields the protein MANRKDLLKNSVQDLDLDSIKNVEDLVRQLGRLGGFMAPRVYEAVKILDKMVRNGDCKIFLSFTANLVATGLRSVFADMIKRGFVDAVVTTGGSIDHDIARSFGGEYYSGFFDFNDEYLREQGIHRLGNVFIPFESYGEIIEREVHRILEELVKEKNLWSPSELLKEFGKYLKDENSILKAAYDAQVPIFSPGLVDSAFGTALYTFNQMQRLKPRGVKVELDTLKDMEKISDIVYESKKMGALIVGGGISKHHVIWWAQFKGGLDYAIYITTAVEWDGSLSGARLKEAISWGKVKPSAKKVTIYGDATIILPLIYIPVRSLKGG from the coding sequence ATGGCTAATCGAAAAGATCTGCTTAAAAACAGCGTGCAAGATTTAGATTTAGACTCTATAAAAAACGTGGAAGATCTCGTTCGGCAACTAGGCCGGCTCGGAGGTTTTATGGCTCCTAGAGTGTATGAAGCTGTGAAAATTTTAGATAAAATGGTTAGAAATGGAGATTGTAAAATTTTTTTAAGCTTTACAGCTAATCTAGTTGCCACAGGTTTAAGATCGGTATTCGCCGACATGATAAAACGAGGCTTTGTAGATGCCGTAGTAACTACTGGAGGAAGTATAGACCATGACATTGCAAGAAGCTTTGGAGGCGAATACTATTCTGGATTTTTCGACTTTAACGATGAATACCTTAGAGAGCAAGGCATTCACCGCTTAGGCAACGTCTTTATTCCATTTGAAAGCTATGGAGAGATTATAGAGAGAGAGGTTCATAGAATTCTAGAAGAACTCGTCAAAGAGAAGAACTTGTGGAGTCCAAGCGAACTTTTAAAAGAATTTGGAAAATATTTAAAAGATGAAAACTCTATATTAAAAGCTGCATACGATGCTCAGGTTCCGATATTTTCTCCCGGACTTGTAGATTCGGCTTTTGGCACCGCATTATACACTTTTAACCAGATGCAAAGACTCAAACCCAGAGGCGTAAAAGTAGAATTGGATACTTTAAAAGATATGGAGAAAATTTCTGACATAGTATACGAATCCAAAAAAATGGGAGCATTAATCGTGGGAGGCGGCATTAGCAAACATCACGTAATATGGTGGGCCCAGTTTAAAGGCGGCTTGGACTATGCTATCTACATAACCACAGCTGTAGAATGGGATGGCAGCCTCAGCGGTGCCAGGTTAAAAGAAGCTATAAGCTGGGGTAAAGTAAAACCTTCCGCCAAGAAAGTGACGATATATGGAGATGCCACAATCATCCTACCTTTAATCTATATTCCCGTCAGAAGTTTAAAAGGTGGATAA
- a CDS encoding winged helix-turn-helix transcriptional regulator, with amino-acid sequence MGCEKMFEAISHPLRVEILKKLAEKPMGFAELRRELGIKSSGKLDFHLKKLEGLIIVNKEGKYCLTKDGYAALQAIDAVARYGWQKRAYYLNVAICIFINAYCALTQPWNQLWLKIVLPITIAWLAFYTYWTVKKRRALRW; translated from the coding sequence ATGGGATGTGAAAAAATGTTTGAGGCAATATCACATCCACTACGCGTCGAAATCTTAAAGAAGCTCGCAGAAAAACCGATGGGATTCGCTGAGTTAAGGAGGGAACTCGGCATAAAAAGCAGTGGAAAACTAGATTTTCACCTTAAAAAACTAGAAGGCTTAATTATCGTAAACAAGGAGGGTAAGTATTGCTTAACTAAAGACGGTTACGCTGCACTACAAGCCATAGATGCTGTCGCTAGATATGGGTGGCAGAAAAGAGCCTACTACCTTAACGTAGCAATATGTATTTTTATCAATGCATACTGCGCTTTGACTCAACCATGGAACCAACTTTGGCTTAAGATAGTCTTACCTATAACCATTGCTTGGCTAGCTTTCTACACATATTGGACTGTTAAAAAGAGAAGGGCGTTGAGGTGGTAG
- a CDS encoding 50S ribosomal protein L6, producing the protein MAKIPYLREEVEIPENVELTVSDKKVHVKGPLGELTKDFSHVHKLLISKEDNKVVLEMYFADKKGRAVIKTIASHIKNMITGVTRGYRYKMKIVYAHYPMEIKVDEKNRLVIIKNFLGEKDVRIARIEEGVKVKATKEDVIVEGIDIQAVGQTAANIHLATHLTGKRRKSPHGREGGPGVLDGIYLYEKEFMK; encoded by the coding sequence ATGGCGAAGATTCCATACTTAAGAGAGGAAGTAGAAATTCCTGAAAACGTCGAGTTAACAGTCAGCGATAAAAAAGTGCACGTGAAAGGCCCTCTTGGAGAGCTAACGAAGGATTTTTCTCATGTTCATAAGCTGCTTATAAGTAAGGAAGATAATAAAGTGGTATTAGAAATGTATTTTGCAGATAAAAAGGGCAGGGCAGTCATTAAAACAATAGCTAGCCATATAAAAAACATGATAACGGGAGTTACGCGCGGATATAGATATAAAATGAAGATAGTATACGCGCACTATCCCATGGAGATAAAGGTGGACGAGAAAAATAGGCTGGTTATCATAAAAAACTTTCTAGGCGAAAAAGATGTTAGAATAGCAAGAATAGAGGAAGGAGTAAAGGTAAAAGCTACGAAAGAAGACGTTATAGTAGAAGGAATAGATATTCAAGCCGTTGGACAAACAGCAGCTAACATACACTTGGCAACGCATTTAACGGGTAAGCGAAGGAAAAGTCCCCACGGGAGAGAAGGAGGTCCAGGAGTTCTAGACGGCATATATTTGTACGAGAAAGAGTTCATGAAATAA
- a CDS encoding 50S ribosomal protein L40e — MPIRDPFKLQLALDHNFKVKICRNCGARNPWSAERCRRCKSRNLRPKRYKK; from the coding sequence ATGCCTATAAGAGACCCTTTCAAGCTACAGCTAGCGCTCGATCACAACTTTAAAGTGAAAATATGCAGAAATTGCGGTGCAAGAAACCCATGGTCTGCTGAAAGATGTAGAAGATGCAAAAGCAGGAATCTAAGACCGAAGCGATATAAGAAGTAG